GCGAAATCCCCGCGCTGGCGGTAGGCGGCGTACGACTCCGGCGTGGCGCCGTCGATCGAGAAGGTCACCTCGTCGATGCCGCTGCGGACGAGCCGCCGCGCCCCCTCCTCGCTGAACGCGAGGCCGTTGGTGCTCGTGTACAGGTAGATGCGCGGGAAATTCGACTTGATGTACTCGCACATCTCGAGGGCGCGCTTGTGCAGGAACGCCTCGCCGTAATTGAAGAAGTCCACGCGGCCGAGCGAGGGCCCGGCCTCGTCCATCACGCGCGTGAACAGCTCGAAGTCGAGCATCCCCGCGTTGCGCGTGCGCGTGATGCCCGTCTCCGGCGCGCAGCACGCCTGGTTGCAGGAAATATTGCAGGCCGCCGTGCACTCGATGTAGAGCCGCGAAGGCAGCGCGCCCACGCCTGGATCGCGCTGCGGCGGCGGCTGGTCCTTTCCGAGCGGCAGCTTCAACGGGCAGTCACCGCAAAACTTCGAACCGCCCCCGTTGAGGTCCGCGCGGAGCCGCGTGGCGGCTTCCCCCGTCCAGATGTCGCCGACGCCGGCGCTCTTCACGTCGCCGAGCACACGCGTGCCGTACGGATCGGCGCACCCGCACACCATGCGGCCGTCGCACAGCATCACCATCGTGCTCCACGGCCAGGAGCACGTGAACCGGGTCGCCAGGTAATTCAGGGACAAGCTATTCGGATTCGGTTTCCGGGGCTTCTTCGGTTTCCGCGAGCCTGCGCACGTACGCGCTGAGGCGTTCGTTCTCGTACGACACGGTGTTCAGGAACAGGCTTTCGGCGAGGTACTGGCGCCGCTCGTCATCGCTCATGGCGTTGATGACGTGCTGGATCTCGCGCACCATGTCTTCGAAGGAGCGGTCGAGCTCCTTGCGGAGCGTGACCTCGCGGTACAGCGTCTCGAGCAGCGTCAGCAGGTCGCCATCGAGGGGCAGCTCGGCGCCGTCGGTCATCTTGATCGTGCGCATGGCTACGCTCCGAAACTCTTCAGCGCGTTCCCCTCGTCCGGGTGCACTTCGATGAAATTCTGCGCCCCGGTCATCGTCAGCATCGTCTCGACGCGCCGCTGGACGCCGGAGAGCTTGAGCGTGCCGCCGGCGGCGTTCGCCTGGCGATACAGATCCATGAGGCACCCGATCGTGGCGCTGTCCACGTAGCCGACCGGCGAGAGGTCCACGAGGATCTTCTTCTGTCCGGCGGCGATGAGCGACGCGATCGCGGAGGAGAACTCCGACAGCAGCGGGTACATCAGCCGCGACTCGGCGACGCGGACGATCGCGACGCCCTGGGCGTTATCCGTCGAGAGATTCATTCACACACTCCTGTTGCGAACCCCGGGCTGGCGGCGGCCGATCGCGGCGCCAAACGCGGCGCGCCGGGCCTCCAGCGCGCTGGCCGAGGCGGACGAGGACGCGCGCTTGATCTGGCGCGCCAGCTCGAGCCGGCCGCGGTTGATGCGCGATTTCACGGTGCCCTCCGGCAACCCCAGCCGCTCGGCGATCTCCTGGTACGACAGCTCGTGGAGGTCGCGCAGGACCACGGCGGTCTTGAGCGTCTCGGGGAGCTGGTCGAGCGCGCGGCGCAGCAGCTCCCGCAGATCGCTCTGCTCCAGCTGCTTCAGCGGGCTCGCGTCGGAGGAGGCCGGCGAGAGGTCGGCCATGTCCACCTCGCGCGCGATCGTCTCGCGTTCCTTGCGCACGCTCCGGTAATGATCGATGCACAGGTTCCGCGCGATGCTGATGATCCAGGTCTGGAAGTTGGCGCGGCGGTCGAACGAGTGCAGCGCCTTGAAGATCTTCAGGAAGATGTCCTGCGTCAGATCTTCGGCTTCATCGTGCTTGCCGACGAACTTGTAGGCGACGTTGAAGACCTTCCGCCAGTGCTGGCGGACAATCGTCTCCCAGGCGCCCTGGTTGCCGTTGAGGCACTCCTGGATGAGACTGTCCGGCGTGGCCGGCTGCGTCGCCGGAGAGTCGAACGACATGCTTCAGATCGGGCGGAACGTTTGGAAATCATAACATTTCCCCATAGAATCCGAGAATATCCATGTCAGCGCCTGCCGTTGCGGCCGGATTCCACTACGAGCAGCACGCCCTTGCGTGCGATGGGGTACCGCTGGAGGCCATCGCGGCCGCGGTGGGCACGCCCTGCTACGTGTACAGCGCCGCGTTGATCCGCGAGGCGTACCGCGCCTTCGACCAGGCGTTTGCGGGGTATCCCCACGCACTGCACTACGCCCTGAAGGCGAACTCCACGCTCGGGATCGCCCGGCTGCTGCAGTCGTTGGGCGCCGCCGCCGACGCCAACTCCGGCGGCGAAATCGAGGTCGCGCTCCGTGCCGGGTTCGCACCGGAGCAGATCGTGTTCACCGGCGTGGGCAAGACGCGTGACGAGATCGACCGGGCGGTCGCGCTCGGCGTGAAGGCGATCAACGCCGAGTCGGCCGGCGAGCTCGCGCGGATAGACGAGGCGGCGCGCGCCAGAGGCACACGCGCGCGCGTCGCGCTGCGCGTCAACCCGGACATCGACGCGGAAAGCCACCCGCACATCTCGACGGGTCTCAGCCGGAACAAGTTCGGCCTGCCGGCGCGCGACGCCGTCGCCGTGCTGCGCGACGCCTCGACGCGCGCGGGGCTGGCGATCGCCGGCATTCACCTGCACGTCGGATCGCAGGTCACCAGGCTCGATCCGCTCCGCCGCGCCGCGGACCTCGGGTTGCGCCTCGTCAACGAGCTGCGCGAGGCGGGCGTGAGGATCGAGCATCTCGACCTCGGCGGCGGCCTCGGGATCTCCTACAACGGAAGCCCGGTTCCCACTCCGCGGGAATATGCCGATGCGCTGCTCGCCGCCGTGAAGTCGTCGGGCGTGCCGATCATCATCGAGCCCGGGCGCGCCATCGTCGGACCGGCTGGCGTGCTCGTTGGCCGCGTGGTGGACGTGAAGGCGCAGCCGGGGGGCAAGCACTTCGTCGTGCTCGACACGGGCATGACCGAGCTGATTCGGCCGGCCCTCTACGGCGCCTTCCACCGGATTCTGCCGGTCCGGAAGACCGGCGGGGCCGTCACGAAGGTGGACGTGGTGGGGCCTCTTTGCGAGACCAGCGACACGCTCGGCGCGGATCGCGAGCTGCCGCTGCCGGCGATCGACAGCCTGATGGCCGTCATGGACGCCGGAGCCTACGGTGCGGTCATGGCGTCGGGCTACAACCGGCGGCCGCTCTCGCCCGAGGTGCTCGTCGGCGGCGGCGCCTGGCGCGTGATCCGCCGCCGCCAGACGATCGACGATGTCCTGGCGCTCGAGTCGTGATGGCGCACCTCATCGCCTTCGAGGGGCTGGATCAGAGCGGGAAGGAAACGCAGGCCATGCGGCTGCGCGACGCGCTGCGCGCGCGCGGCCTCGGCGCCGAGTACGTCACGTTTCCCGACTACACGACACCGATCGGCCAGGAGATCGCGCGCGGCCTGCACGGCGAGCGGACGTTCGGGCCCGACGTCATGCAGCTGCTGTTCATCGCGAACCGCTACGAGCGGAAGGACGCGATCGCGGAGATGCTGCGCGCGGGCACGTACGTGATCTGCGATCGCTACCTCGCGTCCAGCATCGCGTACGGCGAGGCGCACGGGCTCGACGCGTTCTGGCTCGCCGACGTGCAGAAGTTCCTGCCGCAGCCCTCGCTGACGATCCTGCTGGACATCAACCCCGAGCACGCAGCGCGACGCAAGGCGACCGGGCGCGACAGGTACGAACGCGACCTGGCGCTTCTCGGCCGCGTCCGCGAGAGCTATTTGCGCCAGGCCCGGCAGCCCTCGTGGGTGCGCATCGACGGGGATCGGGCGAAGGACGAGGTCGCTGCGGCTGTTTTCGCGGCAGTGAAAGTCCTGGGGATCGGTTAGCCGCCGGCACGCCGCGCGCTACAAGGCCCGCGCGGCCGTCACGGCCCGCACCTCTCTCGCGCCCGCCTCCCTCAACACCTTCGCGCACTCGCCCAACGTCGCCCCCGTCGTCGCCACGTCATCGACCACGACAAGGCACCGGCCCGAGAGGGCCGCGCGCTGACGATCGCGCGGCACGACGGCAAAGGCGCCTTTCACGTTGAGCCGGCGCCTGTCCGCGGGGAGATCGGTCTGGCTGGGCGTCGCGCGGACGCGCGCGAGCGCTTCGGCGCAGGGCAGCGGCAGCGCGCGCGCGAGCAGCGCCGCCTGGTTGAAGCCGCGCGCGCGCTGTCGCGACGGATGAAGCGGTACCGGCACGACGAGATCGGCGCCGTGCAGCGCGTCGCCGCAATGCCGCGCGATGAGATCGCCAAGCGGCTTCGCCAGCGATGTTCGGTGCTGGTACTTCAACGCGTGCACGATCGCGCTGAGCGCGCCCGCGTAGACGCCGGCGGCCCGGCAGATCGTGGCCTCCTCGATGCGGAACGGGCTCGCCACGGGCGGTATGCTGCGCCAGCAGGCGGGACAGACGGGGCCATCGAGCGGTTCTTCCAGGGAAACGCCGCACGCGGCGCAGGGCGGGGCGAAGAGGACGGACAGAAGGCAGTCGAGGAGCGCTCTGGCGATTACTCCAACTTGTACCGCTTCCTCTTTTCCCACAGCGCCTTGCGGCTGATGCCGAGCCGCCTCGCGGCGTCGGTCTGGCGTCCCCGCGTCTCGCGCAGCACCAGCGCGATGTACCGGCGTTCGAGCTCCTCGAGGGTCGGCCGATCGTCCGGGCCCGATCCCATGTAGGAGGCGGGGTCCGCGAGCAGATCGATCGGCAGATCCGCGGCGTCGATCACCCCGCGCGCCGGGTCCGCGTCCAGCACCGCGCGCTCGACCACGTGCTTCAGCTCGCGCACGTTCCCGGGCCATCGATACCGGAGCAGCAGCCCCTGGGCCTCGCGCGTCAGCCGCATGGGATCGCTCCCGGCCGCCGCGCACGCCGCCTTCAGGTATCCGCGCGCCAGCGGCAGCACGTCCGCCTTTCGCTCGCGAAGCGGCGGCACGTGCAGCGGCAGCACCCGTAACCGATGGAAGAGATCGTCGCGGAACGCGCCCTGTTGCACCGCCCGTTCGATCCCGTCGGCCGACGACGAGACGATGCGCGCCTTGACTTCGATGACGGCCACGCCGCCAAGCCGCTCCACCCGTTTGTCCTCGACCGCGCGCAGGAGCTTGCCCTGAAGGTCGAGCGGCAGCTCGCCCACGCCGTCGAGATACACGGTGCCCGCGCCGGCCAGCTCGAATCGCCCCGCCTTGGCCGCGGACGCGTCGGTGAACGCGCCGCGCTCGAACCCGAACAGCTCCGCCTCCATGAGACTCGCGGGCATGCCCGCACAGTCGATCTTGATGAATGGATGGCTCCGCCGTGGGCTGGCGTCGTGGAGCGCGTGGGCGACTCGATCCTTGCCCGCCCCCGTTTCGCCGGTGATGAGCACGTTGGCGTCCGCCGCGGCGTAGCGGCGGACTTCCTGGAGCAGGCGGCGCATGGCGCCGCTGCGGGCGATGAGGCGCTCGTCCGCGCCGCGTCGGACGGGGCGCTTATGACGCGCGGGCATCTCCCGGCGCCGGAACCTCGATGCGTTCGGCCTGTCCCCAGAGGCGATCCAGCGAGTAGAACTGGCGCGTTCCGGGCGTGAACACGTGGACGATGAAATCGAAGTAGTCCATCAGCACCCATTCCGCACGGTCGTACCCTTCGACGTGCGTGGGCCGCAGCTTGAGCGCGCGCAGCGCCTCCTGCACGGCGTCGGCGATGGCGGTGACCTGGCGGACAGTGTGGCCGGTACACAGGATGAAGTAATCCGTGAACGCCGACGACTTGCGCAGGTTCAGGACGACCACGTCGGCCGCCTTCTTGTCGTGCGCCGCTCCGATGGCGGCCGTGATCGCAGCGGGAAACTTCACGTGCGACGCGCCGCCACGTGCCACGTGCGAGCCGGCGTTGCCGGCTTTCTTGCGAGCGATCGTCTGTTTCGCGGTCGTCTTCTTCTTGCGTTCAGTTGTCGTCATGCACGATACAAGCCGTGCCGGAGAGCATGGTCCTCGACGGCGGCCGGCACGCGGCCCTCGAGCGACTGTCCCGACGCGAGCCGCTGCCGCACGTCAGTGGACGATACATCCGCCGTACGCGTTTCTACCAGTAGAATCGCCGGTTCCGGCGGCACGGGGCCCCACAGCACATCAACCATCCGCGGCGCGAGCTGGGGCAGCCGCTCGCGCAGTTCGGCGACGGGCCACCCGGGGCGGGAGACCACCACGAAATGCGCCAGGTCGAGAATCGCCGGGTAGTCGCGCCACGTGGCAATTTCCGCGAACGCGTCGGCGCCCGTCAGGAAGAAAATCTGCGATCGCCCGCCGCTCGATTCCGCCACGCGGCGCAGCGTCAGCGTCGTGTACGACGGCCCTTCCTGCATCAACTCGAGGTCGCGCGCCCGCAGCCAGGCCGCGTCCGGCTGCGCAGCGGCGGCGAGCGCGACCATCGCGAATCGATGGAACGGGGACGCGGCCGGCTGCGTCCGGTGCGGGGGGACGTTGACCGGGACAATCCAGACCTCGTCCAGCTTCAATGCGTCGTGCGCCGCGCGCGCGAGGTCGAGGTGGCCTTGATGGATCGGATCGAACGTCCCGCCAAGAATGCCGATGCGCGCGCGGGGAGTGTCGATCGCCATGAGTCAGGGACGCGCCAGCTCGCGCGGCGCGGCGGCGTCGACCTCGCGCCACATCGCCTCGAGCAGAGGCGCGAGACCCTCGCCGGTGACCGCGGAGATCTTGAACAGCGGGATGCCCCGCTCGCGCAGGTGCGCCTCGAGCCGCGACAGGCGCTCCGGCTCGTCGAGCGCATCCATCTTGTTGGCGGCGGCGAGCCGCGGCTTGCCGGAGAAACGTGGACTGTCAGCGGAAAGTGGGACAGTCACACTTTCCTCGTGGGCAGGTCCGGAAAGTGTGACTGTCCCACTTTCCGCTGGGCCACCTTTCTCATCGTACCGGTCCAGCTCCCGCTGGATCACCTCGAAGTCTTCCACGGGATCGCGGCCTGACGCGGACGACACATCGATGACGTGCACGAGCACCTTCGTGCGCTCGAGATGAGACAGGAACTGGTGGCCGAGGCCGGCACCTTCGTGCGCGCCTTCAATCAGCCCCGGCACGTCGGCGACCACGAAGCTGCGATCGCCGCTGAGGCTGACGACACCGAGATTGGGCGTGAGCGTGGTGAAAGGATACTCGGCGATCTTCGGGCGCGCGGCGGAGATCCGCGAAATGAGCGTCGACTTGCCCGCGTTCGGGA
The sequence above is a segment of the Acidobacteriota bacterium genome. Coding sequences within it:
- a CDS encoding SPASM domain-containing protein, which gives rise to MSLNYLATRFTCSWPWSTMVMLCDGRMVCGCADPYGTRVLGDVKSAGVGDIWTGEAATRLRADLNGGGSKFCGDCPLKLPLGKDQPPPQRDPGVGALPSRLYIECTAACNISCNQACCAPETGITRTRNAGMLDFELFTRVMDEAGPSLGRVDFFNYGEAFLHKRALEMCEYIKSNFPRIYLYTSTNGLAFSEEGARRLVRSGIDEVTFSIDGATPESYAAYRQRGDFAKAMRHLAAAMDEKRRTGVDVPFVNWRYILFTHNDSDAEMELARKMAAEIGVDRLCWELTDHPENMYSKRFVPGTEDYRRIEHEVWDNNGLGNAIPGATPRARIDVRTLIPGVPLLARPGRAITVRTRVKNLSDRAFPAQNTSGRRLVRLGAQLCAADGALLNLDHARAWLPRSLGPNDETDVTIEVPAPEQPGKYGLKFDLVSEGIDWFERCGSPVTYKPLYVR
- a CDS encoding STAS domain-containing protein produces the protein MNLSTDNAQGVAIVRVAESRLMYPLLSEFSSAIASLIAAGQKKILVDLSPVGYVDSATIGCLMDLYRQANAAGGTLKLSGVQRRVETMLTMTGAQNFIEVHPDEGNALKSFGA
- a CDS encoding sigma-70 family RNA polymerase sigma factor; protein product: MSFDSPATQPATPDSLIQECLNGNQGAWETIVRQHWRKVFNVAYKFVGKHDEAEDLTQDIFLKIFKALHSFDRRANFQTWIISIARNLCIDHYRSVRKERETIAREVDMADLSPASSDASPLKQLEQSDLRELLRRALDQLPETLKTAVVLRDLHELSYQEIAERLGLPEGTVKSRINRGRLELARQIKRASSSASASALEARRAAFGAAIGRRQPGVRNRSV
- the lysA gene encoding diaminopimelate decarboxylase, coding for MSAPAVAAGFHYEQHALACDGVPLEAIAAAVGTPCYVYSAALIREAYRAFDQAFAGYPHALHYALKANSTLGIARLLQSLGAAADANSGGEIEVALRAGFAPEQIVFTGVGKTRDEIDRAVALGVKAINAESAGELARIDEAARARGTRARVALRVNPDIDAESHPHISTGLSRNKFGLPARDAVAVLRDASTRAGLAIAGIHLHVGSQVTRLDPLRRAADLGLRLVNELREAGVRIEHLDLGGGLGISYNGSPVPTPREYADALLAAVKSSGVPIIIEPGRAIVGPAGVLVGRVVDVKAQPGGKHFVVLDTGMTELIRPALYGAFHRILPVRKTGGAVTKVDVVGPLCETSDTLGADRELPLPAIDSLMAVMDAGAYGAVMASGYNRRPLSPEVLVGGGAWRVIRRRQTIDDVLALES
- the tmk gene encoding dTMP kinase, which gives rise to MAHLIAFEGLDQSGKETQAMRLRDALRARGLGAEYVTFPDYTTPIGQEIARGLHGERTFGPDVMQLLFIANRYERKDAIAEMLRAGTYVICDRYLASSIAYGEAHGLDAFWLADVQKFLPQPSLTILLDINPEHAARRKATGRDRYERDLALLGRVRESYLRQARQPSWVRIDGDRAKDEVAAAVFAAVKVLGIG
- a CDS encoding ComF family protein, translating into MASPFRIEEATICRAAGVYAGALSAIVHALKYQHRTSLAKPLGDLIARHCGDALHGADLVVPVPLHPSRQRARGFNQAALLARALPLPCAEALARVRATPSQTDLPADRRRLNVKGAFAVVPRDRQRAALSGRCLVVVDDVATTGATLGECAKVLREAGAREVRAVTAARAL
- a CDS encoding sigma-54-dependent Fis family transcriptional regulator, with translation MPARHKRPVRRGADERLIARSGAMRRLLQEVRRYAAADANVLITGETGAGKDRVAHALHDASPRRSHPFIKIDCAGMPASLMEAELFGFERGAFTDASAAKAGRFELAGAGTVYLDGVGELPLDLQGKLLRAVEDKRVERLGGVAVIEVKARIVSSSADGIERAVQQGAFRDDLFHRLRVLPLHVPPLRERKADVLPLARGYLKAACAAAGSDPMRLTREAQGLLLRYRWPGNVRELKHVVERAVLDADPARGVIDAADLPIDLLADPASYMGSGPDDRPTLEELERRYIALVLRETRGRQTDAARRLGISRKALWEKRKRYKLE
- the rsfS gene encoding ribosome silencing factor, whose translation is MTTTERKKKTTAKQTIARKKAGNAGSHVARGGASHVKFPAAITAAIGAAHDKKAADVVVLNLRKSSAFTDYFILCTGHTVRQVTAIADAVQEALRALKLRPTHVEGYDRAEWVLMDYFDFIVHVFTPGTRQFYSLDRLWGQAERIEVPAPGDARAS
- the nadD gene encoding nicotinate (nicotinamide) nucleotide adenylyltransferase, which encodes MAIDTPRARIGILGGTFDPIHQGHLDLARAAHDALKLDEVWIVPVNVPPHRTQPAASPFHRFAMVALAAAAQPDAAWLRARDLELMQEGPSYTTLTLRRVAESSGGRSQIFFLTGADAFAEIATWRDYPAILDLAHFVVVSRPGWPVAELRERLPQLAPRMVDVLWGPVPPEPAILLVETRTADVSSTDVRQRLASGQSLEGRVPAAVEDHALRHGLYRA
- the obgE gene encoding GTPase ObgE yields the protein MFVDEVDIKVAAGDGGRGALSFRREKFIPRGGPDGGNGAPGGSVYLVATLHHNTLVNYRFHPEFEARRGGHGEGSNRSGAKGDDLELEVPVGTVAYEKTAEGSFARIADLTEPGQRVLVARGGRGGLGNAQFATSTNRAPRKTQPGEPGEVKQLRLKLKLLADVGLVGFPNAGKSTLISRISAARPKIAEYPFTTLTPNLGVVSLSGDRSFVVADVPGLIEGAHEGAGLGHQFLSHLERTKVLVHVIDVSSASGRDPVEDFEVIQRELDRYDEKGGPAESGTVTLSGPAHEESVTVPLSADSPRFSGKPRLAAANKMDALDEPERLSRLEAHLRERGIPLFKISAVTGEGLAPLLEAMWREVDAAAPRELARP